A region from the Benincasa hispida cultivar B227 chromosome 12, ASM972705v1, whole genome shotgun sequence genome encodes:
- the LOC120067666 gene encoding endoglucanase 13-like, which translates to MASYSSSSSSSSIVCALVGLGIFLGHIHGCLGADYATALTKSLLYYEAQRSGKMPPNQRVQWRGDSGLQDGKDVGVDLVGGYYDAGDNVKFGLPMAFTLTMLAWSVVEYNSQLGAKNELKNALNAIKWGTDYLVKAHPSPDVLYCEVGDGNSDHACWQRPEDMTTPRTAYRLDDQHPGSDLAAETAAALAAASLAFKPFNAAYASMLLVHAKQLFDFARNHQGLYQNSVPVASQFYSSSGFQDELLWASAWLYRATNDETYLNYLGGSGTTGGTRTMFSWDDKYAGVQILVAKLVLDGKVESSGLWADFKSQADQFLCSCLQKGSSNIQKTPAGLLWFQPWNNLQYVTSAAFLATVYSDYLAAKRASMHCLGALVQPSDLISFAKSQVDYILGSNPNGMSYMVGFGSNYPTQVHHRGASIVSIKSDPALVTCQGGFGLWFNRNAPNPNVLNGAVVGGPDNSDAYWDSRSNFKTAEPATVTPAPLVGVLARLA; encoded by the exons ATggcttcttattcttcttcttcttcatcaagtAGTATTGTTTGTGCTTTGGTTGGACTTGGAATTTTTCTTGGTCACATCCATGGCTGTCTTGGAGCTGATTATGCAACAGCTTTAACAAAGTCTTTGTTGTATTATGAGGCTCAAAGATCAGGAAAGATGCCCCCTAATCAAAGAGTTCAATGGCGTGGAGATTCTGGCCTCCAAGATGGCAAGGATGTAGGA GTAGATCTAGTTGGAGGGTACTACGATGCGGGCGACAACGTGAAGTTCGGGTTACCGATGGCGTTCACATTGACAATGCTAGCATGGAGCGTGGTGGAATACAACAGCCAACTTGGGGCCAAAAATGAACTAAAGAATGCTCTAAACGCCATTAAATGGGGAACTGATTACTTGGTGAAGGCTCATCCATCACCCGATGTATTGTATTGTGAAGTTGGCGATGGCAACTCAGACCATGCTTGTTGGCAGAGACCTGAAGATATGACCACGCCTCGCACCGCCTACCGGCTCGACGACCAGCACCCTGGCTCTGACCTAGCTGCCGAGACCGCTGCTGCTCTCGCCGCTGCCTCCCTTGCTTTTAAACCTTTCAACGCTGCCTATGCTTCTATGCTTCTTGTTCATGCAAAGCag CTCTTTGATTTTGCTCGGAATCATCAAGGGCTTTATCAAAATAGCGTACCAGTAGCCAGCCAGTTCTATTCCAGTAGTGGATTTCAG GATGAATTGTTGTGGGCATCTGCTTGGCTTTATCGTGCAACAAATGATGAAACATACCTTAATTATTTGGGAGGGTCTGGTACTACTGGTGGAACAAGAACAATGTTCTCTTGGGATGATAAGTATGCTGGTGTTCAAATCCTTGTAGCTAAG CTAGTTTTGGATGGGAAGGTTGAATCCTCAGGTTTGTGGGCAGATTTCAAGAGCCAAGCTGATCAATTCCTTTGCTCTTGCCTCCAAAAAGGCAGCTCTAATATTCAAAAAACCCCTGCTGGCCTCCTCTGGTTCCAGCCATGGAACAACCTTCAATATGTCACCTCCGCCGCGTTCCTCGCCACCGTCTACTCCGACTACTTGGCTGCCAAACGTGCTTCGATGCATTGCCTCGGCGCCCTCGTCCAACCCTCTGATCTCATCTCCTTTGCTAAATCTCAA GTAGATTACATTTTGGGTTCAAATCCGAATGGAATGAGCTACATGGTTGGGTTCGGGTCAAACTACCCAACCCAGGTTCATCATAGAGGAGCATCCATTGTTTCGATCAAGAGTGACCCGGCTCTAGTTACGTGTCAAGGTGGGTTCGGCTTATGGTTCAATCGGAATGCTCCGAATCCGAATGTTTTAAACGGAGCAGTGGTTGGAGGACCCGATAATAGCGATGCATATTGGGATTCGAGGTCTAATTTCAAGACGGCTGAACCGGCAACTGTAACTCCAGCGCCTTTGGTCGGCGTCTTGGCTCGGTTGGCTTGA